tactgtatatgcatttaataacataaaacacatgtatatacaatataagaGGATTTAGAAAAGTGGTGTTTACTtacaaacaaaagtgaaaaagcaAGAGCTAATCCATGCTTTATTTTTCTATCACATTAAATATGCCTGACTAAAAAGgcaacaaagcaacaaaaaaaaaacaactcagcTAATCCAAAAACTGTTATAACTCTTGCAGAAATGAATGTGTTCATGTATGACCCTATCACTAAGAAGCTGACTGAAGAAATACTGCATGTTTTCAGGGCCTTAAtagaaactgtttaaaaaatatttttctgtaaacAACAAACACTAACAATAAGATATTAACATATTTCCAGAGCAGCTGGAGTGATTGGATAATTGCACATTTTTAGCCAGAGGCAAATGCCTGTTTTTGGGGACATAAAGATTTTGGCCATTATGTACTAACATAATACACAGGGAGGAATCCATGAAGGAAGAGATGCTACCTTCTCCACGGGCAGTAACCTCAGTACACCATAAAGTAATGATGCCAaaagatatattttatattttgagtaaAGAGCAACTCTTTCTTTTGCTCCACCATCACAATTGTTCTTTCTCcatccacctacacacacagcGGTCAGTGAGAGGCATTTGGGAACTAAGAAATCAGTAACTATACTAGACACACAATGGGCAACACAGATTAAGGGAAAGAGGGTACACCAAGAATATAAACTaaacatttcattattaattatcaaTGTTTCTCTAGATGCAACACCACGTATTCTCGGGCCCAGGAATGAACTCATCAAGGTGACAGAGAACAGTCATACCTTCTTACACTGCCGCTACTTTGGTTCTCCAGTGCCTGAATTGCGATGGTAAGAAcatgctgtttgacattttaatgcaaaaagtGAGTTCAGACATCAGCTcacagtgtgcgtgtgtgtgtgtgtgtgtgtgtgtgtgtatgggtctGCTCACACAGGTCCAAATATGGACAGGGGAATCTTGAAGGAAATCGTTTTAAGACCCACAGTAACGGGACTCTGGAGATAAAACGCATACGGATAGAGGACCAGGGAACTTACCTGTGTATAGTCAGCAACATCGCAGGAAGAGATGAGAGTCAAGTCCGAATAGAGGTCAAAGGTGAGGGTCACACTATCTTTGAGTTAGCaataacattttatacaaaCACTTTTTGATTGTGTGATCTGTCATGCTTTTTCATCCATTCTTCTCAGAGCCCACTTTAATTGTCACAAGACCACAGAGCATGAAAGTCATACGTGGAAGCGATGTGCGCTTCGAGTGTGTCGTAAAAGCAGATGTCACTACTCCTGTCACAACCACCTGGATGAAAGACAAAAAGCTGGTCACTCTTGGCTGGAGGTAtgttttttatgaatgaatTCTATAGAGATATGCACTGTAAATACAAActatttttaattaaagttttagTGTGAACCAATGAGTGTCTTGATCTCACCAGTTTTACTCACTTATATGCAATCCTCAGAATCTCACTGGATGAATCAAATCTGGTCATCACTAATGTAAACAGAGGCGATGAGGGCAATTATACCTGTGTCATCAAGAGTGAACTGGACCAGAAGTCTGCCTCAGCTCACCTAATGGTGATGGGTATGACacgtttaaaataaaaacatttcatcaacCATATGGCATGTTAGGCTTTTTAATCGgtcatgtatttttgtgtgcagACCGTCCAGATCCTCCCACTAACTTGGAGTTGTCAGATCCATATGAACGTAGTGTAAGACTCAGTTGGGTCCCTGGAGACAGCAACCACAACCCTATTACAGGTAAGAGCCATTCAactaaataaactcacaaaaataaaaacattttgtaaatgttttgacatttttggctatATTTCTCCATTTACTGGTTTACAGAGTACTTAGTGcagtatgatgatgatgactggtTGCCTGGAAAGTGGAGAAACCTATCAACATACTCAGGGAACCTCAACTCTGTCATTCTGCATCTTACACCTTTCACCTATTACGAGTTCCGGGTCATCGCTATCAATGAAATCGGAATGAGTCGCCCTAGTCGTCCATCaatgcgcttccagagcagcgGTGCACGTGGGTTTAAAATACATACCTGTTGTCAGATACAGATTATAAACTAGCAAACAGCCATATgtgtaacacatttttaaggaactgttcgacattttgggaaacatgctaATCGGTTTTCCTgttagttagatgagaagatcgataccacacttgtgtgtgtaattagctatcagccaggagacggttagcttagcttagcataaagactcaaagcagggggaaagagctagcctggctctagtTTTTATGCTAAGGTATGCTAACATCTccaggctgtagcttcatatgcaactgatgatgatgacatgagagtggtatcaatctttttaTCCAACTCtttgcaagaaagtgaataagtgtctTTCCTGAAATGCTGAACCGCCTTTAAAGCTAATGATGCACTGCATTGGTTTTCCTGTACAGCCCCAGATGTCATCCCAAAAAACGTAAAGGGTGTGGGTACATGGAGGAATAACATGGAGATCAGCTGGGAGGTAATAGGATTTAACCCATCAAAAACTTAacactttttatatttatcttgaCTATTGCATATTAAAATTTTTACCACAATGACATTAAACTATGCTGGTGACTGGAAACCATGCTTTCAGCCACTGACCTACAGAGAGTGGAACGGGCCCCACCTGAAGTATCTGGTGTGGTGGAAAAGGAGAGATTCCCGAGAGGAGTGGAAGAATGCAACCACTAAATGGCTGAAATACTATATCTACGATACAGATACCTTCACTCCTTATGAGATCAAAGTCCAGGCTGTCAATGACTTTGGGCTGGGTCCAGAGTCTCCTGTTGTCATTGGTTACTCTGGGGAAGACCGTAAGTACATAAATCCACTGCATTATAATATGTAAATCAGTAACAATGggaggaaaaactaacataaaGTGTCTTCCATGTAAAGTAAAATCTATTTGGTAGCTTACACGCTCAAATCTTCAGGGTAGGTGTGCTCCACTGCTCAGGACATCTTGATACACTTTCAGTAAAAAACAAGTATAACTTGCAAAGGAACACTTTAGAATGATGTGTATGCAACATAGACTTAATTCTATGAGCTGATATTTTGGCAACAGTAAGTATGCTTCCAGCAGCCTGTTTCCATGGGCATTTAGATACACCAGAAATTTTAAAAGTCGagaaaaaaggcttttaattacatcatctcaTTGCACCCTCttttctgcaatggtttaatatCACCCAACCGGAAAATTAACGCCAACAAATGTTTATCTCAATGAGTCCAACTCCTACTATTCGCCTAACAGTAGTGGAGGGAAGCTTGCATtaattcgcattttcttttgccgatgtgcaaattaataaattaataaaatgtatttaaaatttggatggaaacttagCTAATGTCTCCACAGTTTAAAGGAAAAGCATGACAAGTCTCATTATCTAATGCAATTACTTTCCTTGAATTGTCTAATtaggttggggggggggggttgcctCATTTTCCTATTGtctggagagagaaaatatctattaataaaaaatgttgccCTTATTTACAGTATACTCTCTCATAGCTCAGGTGAACCATGTTAATGTTTAGCTCTATAATGTTTATCTATCTTatctaatatatttatatatttaggaAAACATTAGTAtgatgttttatcttttttctatTATCGTATTGCTTTTTCTGCATATCCAAAAAGGGTGATGTTTACCTTAGAAAAtgatatatatacaatattgcAGAactaaatgatttttttttattttgtatggaTTGTTTTATTAGAATGGATTATACACTTACAGAAGATTTCAAACATACAGTTAACCCAGGGGCTATAAATATGATTATGAATGTTGTGCTTTCCCCTTCAAGCTCTGAAGAAGGCACACTGTTTCCACAACATCAGCTCATGGAATAAAGTTTACTTATACTTGTCATTCTAAAATGCTCCTGCTTTCTATGAAAAGTATTCTACTTGTTTCCCACCtaaagtgtcttagtaaggtgttAGTCCACCACGAGCCACCAGAGCAGCTTCAATGCAAGTGTCTGGAACTCTACTCGTGGGACGAACATAATTTATCCAAAATATATTCCCACAtttagaatcagaattagaaatcagaatcagaaatactttattgatccccgaggggagcaacagcaacaggcagcatgcacttGAAGAAGTGCGCATGCATTTAGtattttgatgatggtggtggagagcctTGTCTAGTATGTTGGTCCAAAATCCCCCATAAGTGTTCAATTTGGTTGAGATCTGTTGACTTCTgacctgtatggaagcatctgaTTCTATATTTCTCCACTAATTTAGTCAGGTTTTTTAATTCTTTACCCATCTGTGCGTTACTCCCTACTTTTTAATAAGGAGTAGATCTGTGGGTTGTCTTCAGTAGGTTATTTGTTACTGACTGTGAACGCACCTCTTCTTGTTTTTACATCTTGGGGCCTTTCCATCACCTCTCGTTATGTTAATTGATAGGAAAGACAATCTCTATTTCCCCCAGGTCCCTTAACTGCACCCCTGAACCTGAGGGTGTCTGACATTGAGAGCACTGAGGTGACTGTGCACTGGGACCCAGTGACACGCAACTCTATTATGGGAGAACTGAAAGAATACAAGGTGTGTCTATTGTGAATTCAATATTGGATAATGAACTTGCATTTATGTTAATAGACAATAGATACTGAGGACATACTGTACTTCATTGGGAGAGTCCACTGGTGTTACTGACAATCAAAAGATCATAATGAGctagaaaaaaaagagtttcaGTTGGTGTAATAGTGTGGAAAGTAGTCTTAAGTGTTCATGTCTTGGTTTGTGGCGACTGTAAGGTAAGGGTTGGACTAAGGTCTAGCTAATGATTATATCGTTGACAGATGAGGAGAacacacaaattacattttttttaatgagtgttACCAAACTGTCATCTAATGCACACCTGGTAGAGAGATGCATCAGGAAACgaaataatgtgaaaaaaaaggttgaattCCCACTCACTGTGAGCAATGAGTTTAATAATGCTTCATCAAACATCTCATTCAGAAACGACAACATATTTATACTAAAGACCAAAACCCAATCAAAAATTAATAAAACGAGCCAAATACCAAACTCATGAGCCCATTATCACATCGATAATTGATAAAAACATCCTTAAAATGAGACAATGTCAAAATCCAcagaatacaaatgaaaatagaaaaataagaaatagaaAGATGTTTTAAGAGATAAGATGGTAAAATAAGTTATAATCAACAAGAAAAGGATATTTGTGATAATTGGCTCAGGTGTTTGAGATTTGGCTCCCCTGTTGACTGGTTGTTACAGCATGTAGCTTTAGTATAAAAGTGTGTATAAAGGTTTCTTGACCGAAACATTGCAACTCTAACAAACTCAGTGCTGACAGTGTTACTTGACAATTGAGACAAACTTTTGAAGTTACTCGACAACCACTTTATTGCCGATGGCCATGTTCACACTTCATGCACAACGACAAAAACAGCACATCCTGCTTCTTCTAAATAAGATCTCCTACTTCCTCCCAATACATGATAACATGTATACTGTCATACAATATAACGCAACCAGTTCAAAAATATACGCATAAGAATacatatgtatgaatgtatattaATACCTGGAACTTAACAGTGCGCGACAGTGTGCAGGAATTCAAcctttttttgaaaaactgttACTAAAGATAACAATCCAATGGTTGCAGCAGAATCCAAATGCTGGGTGTGTTGCCTCTCATCTCTCAGGTCTACTACTGGAGGGACAgcagccagctgaggtggctgaGGGTCAACAGAGCGATGAAGTCTAAAGCATTTCCAGACAATGGTCCAGAGCCCTCTGGGGTCCTCACTGGGCTCATCCCCTATAGCAACTACAAGATGTATATAGTGGTGGCAAACAATCGATATGAAGGGCCGCCCAGTAATAATATACACTTCTCAACACCTGAAGGAGGTAAGAAAATTCACTAATTTATCATCCAAGGAACACGAGAACATCGGTGTCCTCTACCACGCACGAGTAAATCACAAATTCATGTTTATTTCCAAAGCACATGTGTGCTGTctcctgctgtgtttttgtctgtagtACCATCTGCTCCCAGATCCTTCAGGATCCAACAGCGACATCTGGACAGTATTTATGTCGACTGGGACCTGCCAGCAGAACCCAATGGTATCATTACCGGATATTCCCTCAAGTACCAGACAGGTATGCCAACCCAACATCTGAAACACTGTCAAATACCTCTGGAGATTTTTCTGCCTTCCCAGACTACTCTCTCAAAGCATATTGGAGTATTCTGCTGTCCTCCTAGGAGAAACAGCAAAGCTTTAACAACAGAAAAGGAAACGATTTATTTCACTAAAGCTGGCAAAGGTTTCCACATGACACTTAAGTCCACATCCCAGTAGCACATGATAGCGCACTTAAATATGCACTCAAAGGCCAAATACCACTGAAGTATGTTCTCGAGAGGGTAATGAACACTTGTGAAGGCACTCACCGATCAAGTATGGTACTTAATAGCTCAGTCGTGTGCACTCTACCAGCATCAAGAGTCCTGAGCACTGAAATTTCCACTCTCCCCACAGTGAATGCCACCAGGGGAGAGGAGCTGCAAATTGAAGAGTTCCCTCCAAATGTAACAAGTTTCTCAGTCCGGCGATACGACCGCTACACTCGATACAGATTCTCTGTGGCAGCACGAACTCGGGTCGGGATAGGGGAATGGCATACGGAGGAGTCACTCCACTACACCACTGAAAGTAATTTACTACTTGCTACATGCATCAACATAGCTGGTGGTCTCCTAAATAAACACTTTGAAGTGCTGAATGGATGTTGACTTTGATGATGTGTGTacttgttgtgtgtttgtctcagtTTATGCTCAGGACCAGGTGGACATCTCCACTCAGGGCTGGTTCATCGGGATTATGTGTGCTGTGGCTCTCATCGTGCTCATCCTACTCGTAGTCTGCTTCATCAAGAGGAGCCGGGGGGGGAAATACCCAGGTACAGTGGTGATTCCTCATATTCTATGATGTCCAAAATCACCACTCTGTATCTCTTATAAACAGCATAGCTTGTTTTAATTTCAGTACGggagaaaaaagacatttcactgGAGCCGGTGGATGACAAAGATCAGGAGGGATCATTTGACTACCGGTAAGAATTACAGCAGACAGCTggtggaaaataaacaaataagaaaaacacactcactgcaAATTTTACTGCTACCAccagagaaaaagacaattatGGCACAGCTTATCATCACGTTTTCAGGCTGTACTGTCTAATCTGCCTAACTGTTTTACAAAATCCTATTTCAGGTTTCCAAGGTGTGTTACATCATGTACTAGTATTTATGTAATGGCATGGTAATAATACTCAACACTGAATAGATCATAATGTTTCCCATAATATTGTACAGCACTATCATTGTTGAAAACTCTAACTACAGTAGATGTGTATTTACATCCATTTGCTCTGTAGCTGTGCATTAGAATTCTTTTTGGTAAATTAAAGCTCCCCCGTGGAGTtatcttgtaaacaaacaccttATGTTTACAGTATTCTTGAGGCCTGACAAACGTGTTGAGCCCATTTCCttgcttctttaaaaaatgatcaaagtcaatgtttttaatattttaaatcactCATAGTTTagatccatgtttgctagctggcagtcttcttcactgcctttccTGGAACATTGCTATGTGTCTTTGCGTGTTACCGCCACCTACATCAATCAGTGGAAGATCAGAAAACAGGaggcagaaatgaaatgaatgaaatcacGTCACATGCCCGCACGTGCATAATATGACcaaaatggggacccactcataaaaacattgctccatagcactacaagtggtcaaaaactccacagggtgtCTTTAATTTTGATTGAATTTTAGCATGATGCTGCACAGGTACAAATCAAATCTGGTTACAGTATTTATAACCTAATTTATGATAACTTTTTGATCAtactttaattattttctgttttttcttctatttactctacctaaaccTTTATTCCCCCCAAACTTCAACCCTGTTCTTTTCCCACTGAACCACTCAAGGTCTCTTGAAAGGTATGAAAAGACTAAATATTGACACATTGACACTTAAACTGTACAATCCTGCATGggttgttatttattcatttgtttatacagtatgtaactgACAGAAGTTTGGAGCTATAAATAGTATATTCAATAGAGTACTGGAACTGTTATAAGCATTTTATGAATGGATGGATCAATGAAATGTGACAGAATCATCTATACTGTCATACAAATGATGGTCTCAAACAAACTCTCTTCATATTTTAGGATAGCACGTGTCTCCACTCTGCCTTACCCCAGGCGGTATGTACATGTACAATCTGAATGTATTGATACATCAGGTTGAGTTTTATCCTCCATCCTTTCTGTCGTCTAGTGCTGATATAACGTACCTCTAAtatcaagtttttattttttgcattattttgtagagaggaggaaagagggcTTCAAAGAGGCCAGCCGTCTATGGAGGCAATGATGAAGCGATCAGACAGTGACGACAGTCTGGTGGACTATGGTGAAGGAGGAGAGATACCATTCAACGAGGACGGCTCGTTCATTGGCCAGTACACAGGAACCAGGAGAGATGTCAGGGACTTGGACTTTGGTGGAAGTCTGGAGCTCCATTCTCCAATGAATACCATCTACTCCCTGGCATAAAACTCAAAATTCAAACTGTCTTCCTGACTTCAACTCAACTATTTGTCATGTGATTTTACCATGCTTGTACCCGCCACCTTGAATTAAGAACTTGTGGTGCTTTTGGTTTGTCTGCAGGAGGGAACAGCTGGAACCAGAGGTGCTGTTACCCTCTGCGTCCTTGCAGGTAAAGCaactttaatgcatttaaagaagaaaatggtGGAATAGTTGGGACAATACTAGAGATGAGATGCTTATTCATCTGATGAAAAGCAAGCTTTACCGTTTGTGTTTCATATTGCATATTCCTGTAAATAAAAACGCTGCGTGTTTGTGCATATGCATACGCATGAGTACATGTACGTGTTCAATTATCCTGTCAGTGCAGAGAGGCTGCACATCAGAGGAGACAGAAGTGGATCAGTTTATCATGTTGATAAAAGCAGTTGCAAGGACCAACTTAACTACTGTTAttgcatctttttctttcagCTAATTCCAATAATGagatttgtgttatttttgtatgaTGGCTGTTTGAAATAAGGGCTGCATACCATACTTTCACGATCAGGGGAACCACAATGTAATCCCTGAACTTCGATTGCTTCCTCTTTGTTGTACACACTAGTATTGAAGGTTCAATGTGAAAGTATAAAAGTGTTGTTGGTGATAAGTGAAGGATAATAAAATATCTCCAGGGACTAATGATTCATCTGCACAGTGAGTTTGCGAAATGTGATCTGATGGGAGGCAAGAGATTAAACCATTTGGGGAATCCGCAAGTAGCCATGAATCAGCTGTAAAATCAGAAATTGCTCATGTTTCTCTACAAACTTGTCTCCCCATTTTACCCACTACGGAGACAgaaatcattcattttgatgTAACAGCTTTAGTGTATTTGACCTCTAACATCATCTGTGTATTACCACAGTTATGTcctaaatgtaaataaagtgGAAATATTTATTCCTAGCATGTTTGATAGGACTCTGAATGTTGAATTCAGCTGCTCTGTTTCCGAATTTTAAAGGGGGTGGTTTATTATTCTTTGAATATAATTCTTAGAATTAGTTTTAACCGTTTGCAGGTGTCTGGGTTTAAGCCATCTGGAGAGTTTAAACAATGTGTTTGAATCACAGAATAGTGTACTTCATTTGCTTTAAAAACTTAAAGTTAAAGTTCTTAAAGGTAAAGTTCAACACTCCAGGAAATtcacttgtttgctttcttgagttgagaagattgataccactatCATGTCTATACACTATAGCTACACCAGCagccggctaacttagcttagcataaagactggaaacagggggaaattctgtccaaaggtaacactACAACTACTAGGTAAAACTACCTACCAGCGCTTCTAAACctcattaattaacacgttatatggtcctgttttcccctgttcccagtctttgtgctaagtttaaatggctgctggctgtagctttgtAATTACAGAGTTACTTTTGTGTCCttattatgcaatcaaaaaataggtttgagagcaaaactatcAACACTCACAAatgtgtgattaaaaatgtcatccaaaagttttgtttgcaAATCCAAAAGTTTCAAAATCAATGTAATAGCATAGTAAAATTATCTTATATAATAGCAAGCATGCTGTTTTTGAACTGGTGCATGTAGATTGCTTCAGTTTTTGACTGTGGTTAAATGAGCCGTGGTTTGTGAAAACCCGGTCAAGCCAGTGGCCGTTTGGATTTTGATTCACATCTATTCATGCAGTTGAATAGacgccaaacatttgctggttctagcttctcaaatgcaagcatttactgcttttctttgtcaattATAATAggaaatatctttgggttttggactgttgatctgATAAAACAACCAATTGGAAGACGTTACTTTGGGCTGTGAGAAAtaatgatgggcattttttcacaattgtctGACATTTCATGGACAAaccaatcgattaattgagaaaataatcagcagattacttggtaatgaaaataattgttacttGTAGCCCTAATGTATTTGAAGTTTTAGATCGGTCTAAAAAGTCTGAAAAGGCCAACAGTGACCGACCCCAAGACAAGTTCAACTCAAATTCAACAcaagtcagaatcagaaatcagaatcagaaatacttaattgatccccgaggggaaactcttttgttacagctgctcactatcacatcaatgcacagaggaagagaagtactaagcaaatcaaaataatacactataatacagctaagataaattaagtacaaagtggatataagtataaaagctaaaataagtgcaagtacaaaagtggatttacaggttgataagtatgtacagtataatacaatgtaataatgtatgtaataagtaatagtgcaataatgagtactgtcaaattaagtgtagcagattagcCAGATTATTAGATGGTGGATTTTGCATAGCAGtaatataaatatcaataaatagggaatattaaacagaaaacagagcatattgcacaggagtattaaacagagaatattgcacaatatttcaagcgatgttagagggaggagttaaagagtttgatggccacaggcaggaatgacttcctgtggtgctctgtgatACATttgggatgagtctttcgctgaatcCACGACAGAAGAAGTTTTCTACAACCTTGCTTATAACACAAGCAAATGCTGTAAGCAGCAGGACATGCAACCACCAAAGGGAGTGTACTTTAGAAGTTTTGTGTTGGTCCATGGTTCGTACCATGGAAACCATTTTAATCCTTAagttatataatatacagtgcatcatttcatacatttatcAAGGCCATCTTATCTGCATGAATTGGCCAGCTGTCCGTATCTGAATGACTTTACATTGGCAAGTTTACATAACCTCAAGTGCTTTGAATCAggcaataaaaacagatttaatcACCAGTCATCTTCTGACAGCTCATTGCAGTCTAATATGACCAGTTTAACAATTACCCTCTCTTGAAGCATCCATCACACCTCACTAGACATGCAGCCTTTGTCCCTCTCTTATCTACGTCTATAAAAGGGACTTACAGGTGGATCATAGGCATGTCCAGCCAATCACCTGGGAAGAGGTAAGTCATCAGCATACAGAGGTTTTAGTAGCCTACATTTTACAAGAATAAATGTTATGTGCAGCATTAGGCTACTACCTATAGTACAACCTGTAGAATCAGTTGCAATTTGCAAAAACTATAATGCAATCTTATAAAGATTCGtaacacacaacattttttttttgttgcagatcAGTCTGAGGAAAAGGCTCAGCTGATACAACATGGCTCAACTAACAATCTTGGCTGGTAAGTTACATTCTTTCAGTTGTTAATTCATTCAGAGGCAGTGATCTCATGCAAAAAATGACAtcaaatttcaatttttttAGGACTGTCCCTTTTGATGTATCTTCAGATAGGTAAGCATCCAGTATTTAACTTCTTTATGTCATTTGCTTTTTAACCCCATGACCTAGAATAGAAacttaattataataatttctctcctctccaaaaATGTCTTCTACCAAACTGGTGTGCTACTTCACCAACTGGTCCCAGTATAGACCAGGTGTTGGCAAATATCTGCCTGCCAATGTAGACCCCAACCTCTGCACACACCTGATCTACGCCTTTTCAATAATCAGCCCTTCTAACGAGCTGGCACCCTATGAGTGGAATGATGATGTTCTCTATAAATCCTTTAATGAACTCAAGAATAGGTGAGTTGTTCCTGCCTGTAGAATCAATCAATTGCAGGTCTTCGTCACcgtcattttaaaacaactaaTCACATCAGCAGTCGAGATGAAGTTGGATGTTTTAGTGTGATTATTGATTCAAGTGGTATCATTCAGTTTTCCATATAAgaagatttgatttgattaactgCAGTGGAAtctaactaagtacatttagttactgtcctgtgaaaaccatgtatctccaaaacgGCAGCTTTTCAGCTTTGTGGCAGTGCAATTTTCATATTATTGGtgcatttttaaatagtttgattAGCTTAACAACTTAATTTTAtcctttacatttattttttctaatccTTACTTCTTTCACTTACTCTAATTACCATTAGTGTACATTAGCCTAATAGCACATCATCTAGAGTATGCCACCCCCATATTTCACTGCACATATTGAAAATAAgagtatgtgacaaataaatctTTGAATCTTCAATCcactgcactacatttcagaggcaaatataatacttttcactccactattTTCATCTCGCAGCTATCtgtatagttactagttactttgcagattaacattttacatacaaaagcTATGCTCAACTTTGAAATTTGCACAGTATATAAAGGCCCAAAGTAAATAAATACGTATGTTCCAAACTTAAAAGAAAGGGTTTTGAGGGGacatgagtaaaaaaaaagacaaaaactgtatgtagttttatcattaaataaattttaaaaagtggaagaaaaaagaaaaagatgcacTAATTAATTGTAAATCCACATGTTTTTGCATATTTCTTGCACAGAAACCCCCGGCTGAAGACTCTGTTGGCTGTTGGTGGGTGGAACTTtggacacacaagacacacaattTAATACATCACAAAATTGAACTCAGATTGAATTAATACAAGCCCAGCATAAAGAAAAAGATGTTTCACATGAATCATGTTGAGGATGTAGTAtaattttcttccatttctacAGATTTGCACTTTCCTCCAAGGAGGCAGT
This sequence is a window from Siniperca chuatsi isolate FFG_IHB_CAS linkage group LG10, ASM2008510v1, whole genome shotgun sequence. Protein-coding genes within it:
- the nfascb gene encoding neurofascin isoform X1, with translation MGTLVEPVLLLLLWQSVWALDIPLEIRQPPTIIKQSMKEHIVDPKETMVIECEAKGNPHPIFSWRRNGKYYNVARDPQASMRRRSGTLDIYAWNNPEQYEAEYQCIASNEYGSAYSNKIRLRLYRAPVWPREILEPVVISAGFPLVLSCDPPPGPPKPETYWMSSCSYARPFNWPIQTAFPTMQPVRQDRRVSMGVNGDLYFSNVLFNDSAADYCCNARFPYKNVIQQKMPVVVKVLTTRTVAEAAPTWLSPTGSSSSILVLQGEELLLECIAAGMPTPRITWTKDDEDLVVMSRMKVKNFNKMIQIPKASFDDAGKYVCAATNKIGYIEHTITVRVKAAPFWLEKPADLVLAPEENGRLVCRSDGVPRPTVSWFINGEPIETATPQPNRQVSGDTLTLRSVTTANNAVYQCNASNQYGYLLANAFVNVLHATPRILGPRNELIKVTENSHTFLHCRYFGSPVPELRWSKYGQGNLEGNRFKTHSNGTLEIKRIRIEDQGTYLCIVSNIAGRDESQVRIEVKEPTLIVTRPQSMKVIRGSDVRFECVVKADVTTPVTTTWMKDKKLVTLGWRISLDESNLVITNVNRGDEGNYTCVIKSELDQKSASAHLMVMDRPDPPTNLELSDPYERSVRLSWVPGDSNHNPITEYLVQYDDDDWLPGKWRNLSTYSGNLNSVILHLTPFTYYEFRVIAINEIGMSRPSRPSMRFQSSGAPPDVIPKNVKGVGTWRNNMEISWEPLTYREWNGPHLKYLVWWKRRDSREEWKNATTKWLKYYIYDTDTFTPYEIKVQAVNDFGLGPESPVVIGYSGEDRPLTAPLNLRVSDIESTEVTVHWDPVTRNSIMGELKEYKVYYWRDSSQLRWLRVNRAMKSKAFPDNGPEPSGVLTGLIPYSNYKMYIVVANNRYEGPPSNNIHFSTPEGVPSAPRSFRIQQRHLDSIYVDWDLPAEPNGIITGYSLKYQTVNATRGEELQIEEFPPNVTSFSVRRYDRYTRYRFSVAARTRVGIGEWHTEESLHYTTEIYAQDQVDISTQGWFIGIMCAVALIVLILLVVCFIKRSRGGKYPVREKKDISLEPVDDKDQEGSFDYRSLERIARVSTLPYPRREEERGLQRGQPSMEAMMKRSDSDDSLVDYGEGGEIPFNEDGSFIGQYTGTRRDVRDLDFGGSLELHSPMNTIYSLA